A stretch of DNA from Spirosoma endbachense:
CCTATGCCTACTACCGTAAGGGCCAGAAAACAGAGTTTATTTTTCATAGTGTTATAAGCAAAAAAGGATCAAAGTTTCAGACTCAGGTTCAGGCCGTAGCTACGTGTTGTCGGTAAGGTATGGGTTTCAATTCCCTGAATATTATCCGATGCTCCGTTAACGGCTTCCGGGTCCAGGTTCGGCAGAAATTTCTTAATCATCAGTACGTTGTTACAGATTGCCGACAGTGTCAGGCCTTTGATAAAGGTTTTATTGACAAAACGCGACAGATCATAACCAACTGACAGGGCTCTCCACCGAACAAATCCACCGTTATAGATAAACGGTTCGGCCAGGTTCGTGCTGCGGTAACTGGCGTAGAAATCTTCGGCATCGACCGCCTGCGTATTCTTCGACCCATCCGCATTGACACCATTGAAAACCACACCACCCTCACGCCCAACCAGCGACTCTTTCGACAAGCCATGACGCAGGAAGTTCAGGTTCGAGTTCGAAATAATTTTGTTACCCGCTTTAAAATCGATCTGCGTAAAGATACGGATACCCTTATACGTAACCGTGTTCAACCAGCCACCCGTCCACTTCGGAATGGCGCTGCCGAAGGTCACGAAATCACCGGCTACAGGCTTCCCGCCCGCCGTAATGATTTGCCCCTGTGCATCACGCTTGTAGGCAAAGCCCCGTAAAGAGGCCATTGGTTTGCCTACTTCCTGCCATACTTCGCCGAAAAAGTCCCCCTGACCGACTTTAAACCCAGGCTGGTTGTCGGCCAGCGCCAGTACCAGGCTTTCGTTATAGGTAACGTTGAAGCTCGTTTCCCAGTTAATGTCTTTGGCTTTAACAGGCACCAGGGTTAACAGCATTTCAACCCCCTGATTGCGCAGACGGCCTACGTTTACTTTCGTGTTGTCATAACCCGACGCATTGGAAATACCAACGTTCAGAATTTCATCGACCGTGTTTTTACGGTACACCGCCATGTCTAAACTCACCCGGTTGTTCAGCGCACGCAGTTCGATACCGACTTCAGCTTCCCTAACTTTCAGCGGTCGGAGGTTGGCGTTTGGGCTGACATTGGTGCCAATTGTTCCCAGCGCCTGTCCCTGAAACGAATTGGCATTCAGGCTATAATACAGGTTGCTTTGATACGGGTCCGTATCACCGCCAACCTCAGCATAGGCTGCCCGGATTTTCGCATAATTCAACCAGGTCGGGCGCTGTTTGAGCGCATCGCTCAACACCAGGCTACCACTGATCGATGGATACAGATAACTGTTCGATTGTGGGTTCAGCGTTGAAAACCAGTCGTTCCGCGCGGTTGCATTGATGAACACAACGTTTTTATAGGAGAACTCAGCGGCTCCATACAACGAGTTGACCTTCTTCTTGCTATAGGCATATTGGGGGTCTTTAATCTGACCATTCATGATCGTATACAGACCCCGAATATAGAAGTTGGTAGCAGCCGCGCTATTGTTGGTATATTCCTGTTGCAGTTGGTTGCCGCCCAGGGTCAGGTCCATACTGAAGTTGCCAAATGTGCGGTTCGCCCCCAGCAGAAAATCGAAATTCTTCTCCCGGAAGGTGATTACTTCCTGATAATAATAGCCATTAAAACCGCTGGCCGCTGCCGCTAACGAACGTGTACCGGTCGGTTTGTCGTAATCATAAGGACGGGTATAGTAATCTTGCCCCGCCCGACCCTGCAAATAAAGCCAGTCGGTAAACTGATACCGCAAGGTAGCATTGCCAAAGAGCCGGTCCCGGTGGATATTCTCGAAACGGTCGTAGGCAACCCAGTACGGATTGTTCCGGTTGGTAAGCCGGGACGTAGCCCGCTCGTACCCATTTTCGTCATATCGACCATCTTTGAGCACCTGCATATCAACCGTATTGGCCGTGGTATAGACCGTTGTATTGGCGTTCATATCCTGCAAGCCGATCTGCGGAGGATTGTGGTTGAACTCGTTCGAGTAGTTCCCGTTCAGCTGAACCGTAAACTTGGGCGTGAACTGGTAATTCAGCGACAGGTTGATGATTCGTTTGTGATAGTCCGAGTTGGGCATGATGGAGTTGGCATCATTGTTGGCAAACGATAGCCGGAACGCTCCTTTATCATTGCCACCCGACAGGGCTATCGTATTCGTCCAGTTTGTACCGGTGCGATAGAACTGACGAATCCGGTTTTTATTCGCTGTATAGGGCCGTTGTACGCCATCAAACTGATAGGTAGGCTTACCATCGATTTTTTCGCCAAAGCTATAGACGCCCGTACTTTGCGCTTCACCAACCGTTTGCGGGCGGATATTGTGTTCACCCTGGCCGTACTCATACTGAAAATCAGTGTAATCGAGGGCCTGATCGGCAGTGAAGTTGGAGTTATAATCAACACCGATTCCGCCACCAGATCGACCCGTTTTTGTTGTAATTACAATGGCACCATCTTTCGCTCTGAATCCGTAAAGTGCCGCAGCCGTTGACCCTTTCAGAACGGTAAGTGTCTGAATATCATCCTGATTAATGCTTTGTAGACCATCTCCGCCATCGGCAGCCGAACCACCCCGGTTCGATGTTCCGTCAACATCGCCCTGACGGCTCGAAAAGTTGGTATTGTTGATCGGCACCCCGTTGACGATGATCAATGGGGAGTTATCGCCTTTAAATGACGATTGGCCCCGAATCCGGATTTTAGATGTGCCGCCGGGTCCACCCGCCGGAGCCGTGACGTTTACGCCCGCAACCTTCCCCTGCAAACTATTTCCCAGGTTCGTGGTCCGGTTAACGGTGATCTGGTCCGTATTTACTGTGGCTGTAGCGTATCCTAATTTTTTGGATTCCTTCTTAATACCCAGCGCTGTAACGACAACCTCATTGAGGTTTTGTGATGACTCTTTCAGGACGACATTGATCTGGGTTTGATTACCCACGGTCACTTCCTTTCCTTCAAAACCAATGGCGCTGAATACGAGAATCGAATTATCGGGCGCATTGATCGAAAATTTACCGGCCGCATCGGATGTGGTTCCTAGCTGGCTGTTTTTCACTAAGACTGTTGCGCCTGGGATGGGAGCCCCCTTCTCATCGGAAACCTGACCGGTTACGACGGCCATCGGATTGGGGGCTTCGACGTTTGGGCGGTTGGCCCCGCTTTCTACTTCCACCTTCCGAAGAACAATCCGCGAGCTAACTTCCTCATAGGCAACGCCCATTGGCGTTAATATCTCGCTCAAAACAGCAGATAATTTTCGATTATCGGCATATACGGATACTTTTTTACCTGTCTGAATCGTCTGGGTACTATAGACAAATTTAACACTGGCGATTTTCTCGATCTGAGTCAGTACACTTTTTACGTCGACAGATTCCAGCGTCAGCGAAATCGGTTTATTCAAAATTTCCTGTCCGTGGGTTGCGTGGGCCGTTGACACACCGCCACAGAGAGCGATGAGCAGTAAAAGGGTGTGCGACGTCCGTAAAGACCCCAGCAGAAGTGTTCTTACGGAGAATTTTTTTTTCATAGTCAAGCAAAAGAGTTAAGTAATCGGTATAGAGTAAAACAAAGCTTCCCTGTAGCTGATAAACACCAGCCCAATGGATGTGAAAAAATGGATGAAAGCTGATAAGGGTTTAGGAACGTACTATCAGCGATTTAGGTATGAACTAGTAGTGGTTGAGAGGACTAATCATACTGGCAACCTTTGCCTTTTATAAAAATGCTTGTTCCTCGTATTTCATAAGTAGCATTAATAGATTTGCAGATCAATTCGAGTTGACTGTACATCGGAAGCTCAGTCAAATCAGCATTCAGCACGCAACTATTCATGGCATCACTTTCCGTAAAAATATCAATTCCATAAACCGACTGTAACCGGGCAAGCACATCGGGTAAAGGCGTTCCGTTGAAGACAAAACTTTCGGGCTGGCTCGGTGGCATTACCTTCAGGGGCGCTTCAACCAGCGTTGGAATCAATTCTTTACTCTGGGTATTGTAAGTAATTCGTTCATTCGGCTTCAGTATCACCTCTTTACGGGTTACAGACGAATTTTCGGTGGCCTGATAAACCGACACCCGGCCAGTGGTTACTGCAACCTCAATGTCTTTGGCTCCTTCGTACGATTTTATGGTAAAGCTCGTTCCCAGAACCTCTGTCACTAACTCGCCCGTGTGGACAATAAATGGCTTTGCCGGATTTTTCTTCACCTGAAAAAAAGCTTCCCCTTTCAGGTAAACGGTTCGATTCTTATCCCCGAAATGCTCCGGATAGCTCAGGATACCGGTTGGTTTGAGACGAATGACGGTACCATCTTCAAGCTTGATTATCTGCGACTTATGGCTTGTATTTTTTATTTCTATACTGCCATTCAGATGAGCGATCGCGCCAGTCTGCGTTCTGAACGAATAGGTCAGCCAAATACCGGCCACCATCAGGAGCGCTACACAGGCTGCCATGGCCATCCAATGCTGCGAAAGCCAATGCCGGGGTATGGTCTTTAATCTGTCAATGGTATTGGCGGAAAGTTTTTTCCAGATGCGCTGACGAATGACCTCTTTCGTCTGTGGATCGACGGGTTCGGGGCCCGGAACAATCATGTCTTGATACCAGTCAAGAATTAGCTTCTCCTCGGCCGGATCACAGTTTCCGGCAAGGTATTTCTGAAGCAATTCATCAAAGTCATATTGTGACATGATACAGACAATTTGGAGTGCTTGAAAGAGACCTACTTAATTATAATTGTGGTAGGCTTTAAGGTCTTCCTTGAGTAGTTTGATCGATTTCGTAA
This window harbors:
- a CDS encoding SusC/RagA family TonB-linked outer membrane protein, with the protein product MKKKFSVRTLLLGSLRTSHTLLLLIALCGGVSTAHATHGQEILNKPISLTLESVDVKSVLTQIEKIASVKFVYSTQTIQTGKKVSVYADNRKLSAVLSEILTPMGVAYEEVSSRIVLRKVEVESGANRPNVEAPNPMAVVTGQVSDEKGAPIPGATVLVKNSQLGTTSDAAGKFSINAPDNSILVFSAIGFEGKEVTVGNQTQINVVLKESSQNLNEVVVTALGIKKESKKLGYATATVNTDQITVNRTTNLGNSLQGKVAGVNVTAPAGGPGGTSKIRIRGQSSFKGDNSPLIIVNGVPINNTNFSSRQGDVDGTSNRGGSAADGGDGLQSINQDDIQTLTVLKGSTAAALYGFRAKDGAIVITTKTGRSGGGIGVDYNSNFTADQALDYTDFQYEYGQGEHNIRPQTVGEAQSTGVYSFGEKIDGKPTYQFDGVQRPYTANKNRIRQFYRTGTNWTNTIALSGGNDKGAFRLSFANNDANSIMPNSDYHKRIINLSLNYQFTPKFTVQLNGNYSNEFNHNPPQIGLQDMNANTTVYTTANTVDMQVLKDGRYDENGYERATSRLTNRNNPYWVAYDRFENIHRDRLFGNATLRYQFTDWLYLQGRAGQDYYTRPYDYDKPTGTRSLAAAASGFNGYYYQEVITFREKNFDFLLGANRTFGNFSMDLTLGGNQLQQEYTNNSAAATNFYIRGLYTIMNGQIKDPQYAYSKKKVNSLYGAAEFSYKNVVFINATARNDWFSTLNPQSNSYLYPSISGSLVLSDALKQRPTWLNYAKIRAAYAEVGGDTDPYQSNLYYSLNANSFQGQALGTIGTNVSPNANLRPLKVREAEVGIELRALNNRVSLDMAVYRKNTVDEILNVGISNASGYDNTKVNVGRLRNQGVEMLLTLVPVKAKDINWETSFNVTYNESLVLALADNQPGFKVGQGDFFGEVWQEVGKPMASLRGFAYKRDAQGQIITAGGKPVAGDFVTFGSAIPKWTGGWLNTVTYKGIRIFTQIDFKAGNKIISNSNLNFLRHGLSKESLVGREGGVVFNGVNADGSKNTQAVDAEDFYASYRSTNLAEPFIYNGGFVRWRALSVGYDLSRFVNKTFIKGLTLSAICNNVLMIKKFLPNLDPEAVNGASDNIQGIETHTLPTTRSYGLNLSLKL
- a CDS encoding FecR family protein; protein product: MSQYDFDELLQKYLAGNCDPAEEKLILDWYQDMIVPGPEPVDPQTKEVIRQRIWKKLSANTIDRLKTIPRHWLSQHWMAMAACVALLMVAGIWLTYSFRTQTGAIAHLNGSIEIKNTSHKSQIIKLEDGTVIRLKPTGILSYPEHFGDKNRTVYLKGEAFFQVKKNPAKPFIVHTGELVTEVLGTSFTIKSYEGAKDIEVAVTTGRVSVYQATENSSVTRKEVILKPNERITYNTQSKELIPTLVEAPLKVMPPSQPESFVFNGTPLPDVLARLQSVYGIDIFTESDAMNSCVLNADLTELPMYSQLELICKSINATYEIRGTSIFIKGKGCQYD